In a genomic window of Gigantopelta aegis isolate Gae_Host chromosome 9, Gae_host_genome, whole genome shotgun sequence:
- the LOC121381384 gene encoding proline-rich transmembrane protein 1-like: MEKQPVTDSKPPDYSDVVGDTPYQYPMGAYPQYPAQAPPGSGPPQYAQQGPVPGYTQPPQPYMSGYTTHFGPNSAVVVQQPMLAPGGVPMAAPQDYMCAAIFVTLCCFWPTGIIAIMKANDSRVAMARNDVMSAHSSAKSAKTMINISIIVGIIAIILTAVIIGLYIGLVLSNLNSHYD, from the exons TTACAGATTCCAAACCTCCAGACTACTCGGATGTTGTAGGTGACACCCCATACCAGTACCCCATGGGGGCGTACCCACAATACCCAGCCCAGGCACCGCCAGGTAGCGGACCACCACAGTATGCGCAGCAAGGACCAGTCCCTGGGTACACCCAGCCACCACAACCCTATATGTCTGGCTACACAACGCACTTTGGTCCAAATAGCGCTGTTGTC GTTCAGCAGCCCATGTTGGCTCCGGGTGGGGTCCCAATGGCTGCACCTCAAGATTACATGTGTGCAGCCATCTTTGTGACACTGTGCTGTTTCTGGCCAACCGGAATCATAGCCATCATGAAAGCCAATGAT TCGAGAGTTGCCATGGCTCGAAATGACGTGATGTCAGCGCATTCTTCGGCGAAATCGGCAAAGACAATGATCAACATCAGCATCATCGTTGGCATCATTGCCATCATCCTTACTGCAGTAATCATTGGTCTGTACATCGGCCTTGTTTTGTCCAACTTAAACAGTCATTATGACTGA